GTCCACGGCCGCCGCCCCGATGGCCGGCCTGGTGTCCGCCTTCGTCTTCGCGGTGCAGATGCTCAACTTCCCCGTCGGCATCGGCACCTCCGGCCACCTCATGGGCGGTGCGCTCGCGGCCGCGCTCGTCGGCCCCTGGACGGCGGTCATCTGCCTGGCGGTGGTGGTGTCGTTGCAGGCCCTGCTGTTCGCCGACGGCGGGGTCTCCGCGCTCGGCACCAACGTGTTCCTCATCGGCATCGTCACCGTCGTCGTGGGCTACCTGGTCTCCCGCGCCGTCATGGCCGTCCTGCCGGGCCGGGCGTCCTCCGCCGTGCCCGCCGCGGCCGTCGGCGCCCTGGTGTCGGTCCCCGCGACCGCGCTGGTCTTCGTCGGCCTCTACGCCGTCGGCGGGGCCGCCGAGCTCGACCTCGGCCAGCTGACCGCGTTCATGCTCACCTGGCACGTCGCCATCGGCGTCGGCGAGGCCGTCATCACGGGGCTCACCGTCGGCGCGGTCGTCGCGACCCGCCCCGACCTGGTGCGGCTGGCCCGGAGGTACCGCACGAACCTGGTCGTCACGTCCGCCGACGGGCAGAGCCGCGAGGTCACCGCGACCCCGGTCGCCGACGGGGTCCGCCGGATCGGGCTGGGCTGGGTCGCCGGTGCGCTCGGCGTCTGCCTGGTCCTGGCCGGCGGCGTGTCGTCGTGGGCCAGCGCGAACCCCGACGGCCTGGAGTACGTCGCGGACCGGATGGGCTTCCTCGGCACGGCCGAGGACTCCGCGGCCTCCGGCAGCCCGTTCGGCGACTACGCCGTGGCCGGCATCGACAACCCGTACCTGGCGACCGGGCTGGCCGGGGTGGTCGGCGTCCTCGTCGCCCTCGGCATCGCCCTGCTCGTCGCCCGTCTCGTCCGCCCCTCCTCCGCCCCGCGGGACGACCGCACGAGCGAGAAGGTCTGAGTGGGCGCGGGCCACGCCCACGGCGCCTCCTCCCGCAGCGTCTCCGACGGGCTCTACCTGCACGGCCACACCCCGCTGCACCGCCTGCCGGCCGAGGTGAAGATCGTCGGGCTGCTCGCCTTCGTCGTCACCGTGGTGGCGACCCCGCGCGAGCAGGCCTGGGCGTTCGGCGTCTACGCGCTCCTGCTCGTCGGGCTCCTCGTCCTCACCCGGGTGCCGGCGCGCACGGTGCTGCGCCGGATGCTCATCGAGGTGCCGTTCCTCGTCTTCGCCGTGCTGCTGCCCTTCGTCGCGCTCGGGGAGCGGGTCGACGTCCTCGGGCTGTCGCTGTCCGTCGACGGCCTGCTCGGCGGCTTCAACATCCTCGCCAAGGGCAGCCTCGGCGTGGTCGCGGCGATCCTGCTGTCGGCCACGACGACCCCGCGCGACCTCGTCGTGGGGCTGCAGCGCCTGCGGGTGCCCGGCCTGTTCGTGACGATCCTGTCGTTCATGGTCCGCTACCTCGACGTGGTCGTGGACGACATGCGCCGGATGGCGCTGGCCCGTGCGGCCCGCGGCTTCCAGGCCCGCCACCTGGGCCACGTGCCCGTCGTCGCCAAGGCGGCCGGCGCGCTGTTCATCCGCTCCTACGAGCGGGGCGAACGGGTGCACCTGGCGATGGTCAGCCGCGGTTTCACCGGGACCATGCCGCAGCTCGGTGCCCCCGCCTCGCGCCCGGGCCAGTGGGCGGCGCTCGCCGGTGCCTGGTCCGTGGTGGCCGCGGTCGCCGTGGCCGCGGTCGTGGCCGGCGAGCAGACCGCCTGGCTCGTGGTGGCAGGGTGAGCGCGTGACCCCGCAGCCGCACGAGCCGGGCCTGCCCGCCCCCCGGGACGGGGCGGCGGCCGTGCCCGCCCTGGAGCTGCGCGAGGTGGCCTTCGCCTACCCCGACGGCCACCAGGCCCTGTTCGGCGTGGACCTCGTCGTCCCGGCCGGGCAGCGGCTGGCCGTCCTCGGCCCCAACGGCGCGGGCAAGACGACCCTGCTGCTGCACCTCAACGGCATCCTCGGCCGGGCGGCCGGCTCCAACGCGGTCGGCGAGGTGCTCGTCGGCGGGATCGCGGTGGCCAAGGACACCCTCGGCGAGGTCCGCCGCGCGGTCGGCCTGGTCTTCCAGGACCCCGACGACCAGCTGTTCATGCCCACCGTCCGCGACGACGTCGCCTTCGGCCCCACCAACCTGGGGCTGCGCGGCGCCGAGCTGGACGCCCGCGTCGACGAGGCGCTCGACGCGGTCGGGATGCGCGAGTTCGCCGCGCGGCCGCCGCACCACCTGTCCTTCGGCCAGCGCCGCCGGGTGGCCGTGGCCACGGTGCTCGCGATGCGCTGCCAGGTGCTGGTCCTCGACGAGCCGTCGAGCAACCTGGACCCGGCCAGCCGGCGCGAGCTGCTCGACGTGCTCGCCGCGCTCCCGGTCACCGTGGTCGTCGTCACCCACGACCTGCCCTTCGCCCTCGAGCTGTGCGAGCGCAGCGTCGTCCTGGACGCGGGCCGCATCGCCCACGACGGGCCCACCCTGGACGTGCTCCAGGACCCGGACCTGCTCGCCCGGCACCGGCTGGAGCTGCCGGTCGGCTTCGACCCCGCGGCCGTGGTGCCGCGGGGACGCACGGGCGCCGCCACGTCGTTACCGTGAGCCCCATGAGCAGCACCGAGCCCTCCCCGTTCCCGCCCTCCGCCCCGAGGCCGCCCGTGCTGTCCGGCGACCCCGACGCGCTCCAGGCGGCGATCCAGGCGCGCCGCGCCCACCTGTCGGGGACGCTCGACGAGCTCGCCCAGCGGGTCAAGCCCGCCAACCTCGCCGCGGACGCCAAGGAGGAGGCCGTCGACCGGGCCCGCCGCGCCGTCACCGACGAGCAGGGCAACCTGCTGTACGAGCGCGTGGCGGCCGTCGCCGGCGCCGTGGTGGCCGTCGTCGTCGCCCTCGTCGTGGCCCGGCACCGGTCCCGGTGACCCCTCCCGGGCAGGCTCCCGCCGGCCTGCTGCCGGCGCGGGGGCGCGCCGCCCGGGTGCCGCGGGGCGTCGTCCCGGAGGAGCCCGGGCCCGGCCAGACGTCGGTGTGGGACCACCCCCGCCCGCCGCTGCTCGTCCGCGACCCCCGCACGGTCGTCGTCACCTTCGGCGCCGAGGTGTGCCGGACCTCGGCCGCGCTCACGGTCCTCGAGACCTCCCACCCGCCGACCTGGTACCTGCCCGTGACGGCGTTCGCGCCCGGGGTGCTGCGTCCCGCGGCGGGCGGCTCGGTGTGCGAGTGGAAGGGCCGCGCGGCCTACCTCGACCTCGTCGCCCCGGACGGCCGGGTCGCCGCCTCCGCCGCCTGGACCTACCCGGACCCGACGCCCGCGTTCGCGGCGCTGGCCGGGCACGTGGCCCTGTACGCCTCCGCCGCCGACGAGATCACCGTCGCGGGCGAGGTCGTCCGGCCGCAGCCCGGCGGGTTCTACGGCGGCTGGGTGACCGACGACGTGGTGGGCCCGTTCAAGGGCGGGCCCGGGAGCGCGGGCTGGTGAGCGGCACGTCCGGCACCTCCGGCACCTCTGTCACGACCCCCGACGACGGCCGGCTGCCGGTGCGCATGCTCCACGACCGCCTGCTCGTCCGCGCCGAGAGCGACGGGGAACGGCGCTC
Above is a window of Aquipuribacter hungaricus DNA encoding:
- a CDS encoding energy-coupling factor ABC transporter ATP-binding protein, with product MTPQPHEPGLPAPRDGAAAVPALELREVAFAYPDGHQALFGVDLVVPAGQRLAVLGPNGAGKTTLLLHLNGILGRAAGSNAVGEVLVGGIAVAKDTLGEVRRAVGLVFQDPDDQLFMPTVRDDVAFGPTNLGLRGAELDARVDEALDAVGMREFAARPPHHLSFGQRRRVAVATVLAMRCQVLVLDEPSSNLDPASRRELLDVLAALPVTVVVVTHDLPFALELCERSVVLDAGRIAHDGPTLDVLQDPDLLARHRLELPVGFDPAAVVPRGRTGAATSLP
- a CDS encoding DUF3618 domain-containing protein, whose protein sequence is MSSTEPSPFPPSAPRPPVLSGDPDALQAAIQARRAHLSGTLDELAQRVKPANLAADAKEEAVDRARRAVTDEQGNLLYERVAAVAGAVVAVVVALVVARHRSR
- a CDS encoding DUF427 domain-containing protein — its product is MTPPGQAPAGLLPARGRAARVPRGVVPEEPGPGQTSVWDHPRPPLLVRDPRTVVVTFGAEVCRTSAALTVLETSHPPTWYLPVTAFAPGVLRPAAGGSVCEWKGRAAYLDLVAPDGRVAASAAWTYPDPTPAFAALAGHVALYASAADEITVAGEVVRPQPGGFYGGWVTDDVVGPFKGGPGSAGW
- a CDS encoding energy-coupling factor ABC transporter permease, which gives rise to MHVPDGFLDLSTSLATGAASVGVVAVSLRRARAELAESTAAAPMAGLVSAFVFAVQMLNFPVGIGTSGHLMGGALAAALVGPWTAVICLAVVVSLQALLFADGGVSALGTNVFLIGIVTVVVGYLVSRAVMAVLPGRASSAVPAAAVGALVSVPATALVFVGLYAVGGAAELDLGQLTAFMLTWHVAIGVGEAVITGLTVGAVVATRPDLVRLARRYRTNLVVTSADGQSREVTATPVADGVRRIGLGWVAGALGVCLVLAGGVSSWASANPDGLEYVADRMGFLGTAEDSAASGSPFGDYAVAGIDNPYLATGLAGVVGVLVALGIALLVARLVRPSSAPRDDRTSEKV
- the cbiQ gene encoding cobalt ECF transporter T component CbiQ, with the translated sequence MGAGHAHGASSRSVSDGLYLHGHTPLHRLPAEVKIVGLLAFVVTVVATPREQAWAFGVYALLLVGLLVLTRVPARTVLRRMLIEVPFLVFAVLLPFVALGERVDVLGLSLSVDGLLGGFNILAKGSLGVVAAILLSATTTPRDLVVGLQRLRVPGLFVTILSFMVRYLDVVVDDMRRMALARAARGFQARHLGHVPVVAKAAGALFIRSYERGERVHLAMVSRGFTGTMPQLGAPASRPGQWAALAGAWSVVAAVAVAAVVAGEQTAWLVVAG